In Papaver somniferum cultivar HN1 chromosome 9, ASM357369v1, whole genome shotgun sequence, the genomic stretch ACAACCTTCTTCACTAGAGTTGTAGGAGCTCTGTACGAGCAACGCCATTATGCTCGTATATCTCCGCAAATATTACTCAAGTGTTCCTAGCTCTTTATAAAATTAAAGATATCTAACTGCATTTAAGCCTCAGTGGTAAACTGAATATTATGCATTTATGCTCAGTATCTTAATTCTTAAGTACTGTTCTGGTTAGTTGAAGAGCTAGGGAACACTCAAATATTCGAAGTGTTAACCAAGATGCAGATAGAAATCGCAATGAGTGCCTGTTCGTAAATAATAAGTTACAAACCAAATGATAGCTTAGCTCCTTAGTTTGACTTCTCTCAGTTTAGATCGATGTAGATCATCATGCTGCACAATTAGCCTATAGATACATTTGGGACAGTACAAAACTGAATTTCTGCACCAATTTAGGGCCAAGTAACAAGGGTCCTGCATTATTTAAAAATTTGAGGTGTCTACAGTACAGCATCAACATTCCTACTTGGATCTGACACCGCTAGGCACAATTGTGGATATTGCAGTCACCATTAGCCTCTTGGGTTTCACAAAAACCTAAAGCAAATAAAGCACAACTAAAATCTTAAGAGTATCAAGCCATGTTCAACACCCCATGCCAGTGTGTGTCATTCTGAGGTCGCTGTGTTTCCATATCATGGTTACATTTGCATACACTTAGAATACTTCAATTGATCTTCATCCCTTGCTTGTCTAAAATTGTAGACATCATCAGATTAGTGTAGTGTTTGTTTCTTGAATCCGTTTATATTGTATCTTCCATTTTGACTGCTGGATATATTATATGGGTGCCTCGTCAAGTATTTGTATGTCTTGAAGAGTATATTCAACATACTATGTTCCACTAGATATTTAGCCTGCCATATTTCTCAAGTGTAGTTATTCTTGTTAAAGCACTGGAAAATTGACCGAAATACTAAATTGTAGCTAAGTGAATTTCACATGGAAGCTATATGCATTATTATAAATTTCAGTGAAGGATGACTGCACATCTGCTTGAACATTTCTATTACTAAGAGAGCTGAAAACTGCTGTGTTTTTCTGTGGTGGTGAAGGATGCTAAATTACTATCTTAAAATTCCGATTCCCTTTTGTGTCTTAGCAAATTGACCCGCTTATATCCATCAACCTTATTTTGCAGACAATGAAAACTAGGCCCGTTGTTCCTGGCTTGTTCTGATTAGAGAAGAGGCTGGAATATGATGGGAGGTGGAATTTCAGATGCAAGGAATGACTGGGGCTTCACTACTCTCCCTGAAGCAGAGGTTATCTCCTTCTCCCTCTCTCTCGTGATTTATTCTTAAGTTATAGCCTTACTTGCAACCTCATAAAAGTGCATTTGCTTAAATCTCAAAATCAGAAGATGCATTACTGAATTCACATGCGTAAGAAATTGAAACTTGCTCTCTATATTAGTCAGAAAAGATCTCAGGGACCTCATTCTTGGAGCCACCTTTGAATTAACATGCCAACTGTCAGTTATTTGTTCATTCTCGACGCCAAACACATGTAAACGCCTTGCACCGAAGGcatagaaaaaaaaatcctagttAAAAGTTCGGCCAATAATTTTGAGTTTCGATTCCGAAGTACTCCTTgctcaactctggtcttgttttttttgtttttcatgataaATATGAGTCTGGACTTGCTTCCTCCAAAATAAACTTTTGGGTGGATCTAATTCAGGCGTATGCTTTATTTGGTTGAATTTATGATCTTTTGGATTAACATTTAAAGTGGCAACTTTTATTTTGAATGTGTTACGTTCTTGGTAACTTAATTTCTCCTATATGTGTTTAGGGCGCACCACTAGCTGTTTTTTGAATAAACAATGTCTGACACATGTAATAGGGATTTACTCTCACAAGAGAAATCCTATTGTTGTTAATCTGATTCACGTTTTGCTGAAACAATCGTTGTTAAAATGCTGGTGAACTTTCTGTTAAAACTAGTCGCTTTAAGACCTGTGAAAACTGTTGAAAAGACGATTAGCAATATAATGCAAGGAAAAGGTGAAGGTGAAGACAAAAGGGATGAGGATGACAAAATCAATACATAGAAGATACCTAGTGGGATTACTGGAAGGGTGAGCTATGTTAGACTTGAATGAATATCATAATCTGAACTTTGAAGAAAGTGTTTCGAGTTGCATTCTGAATCTTTGTAGTTTCCAGAGTAGTGTTTCTGGGTGCAAAAGACTTCCTGTACGATCTGGCATGTTTCTTGAGTCTGTTTCCAAGTTACGCCTTTGTCACATGCTTTTTCTGAAATTCTTGAATATGTACATGATCAAATGATAAATGCTCGACCACTACCTTTCTATGGGTACTCCAGAAATCCTCTTATATGCATTTGTATTGTTAAAGTACTTTCTCAGGTCCTTGGATTTATCTTGTGATTTATATTTTTGTAGGTAAGGTTACTTTGGCCATGTTATATGATCTATTATTTTTTAGGGATGGTGGCTATggggaaaagttagggttttgtttggAGTGTGTTTCTTCGCATGTTAGATTGTTTTGTTTTGGTCTGTTGGTGTTGGATTGGTTATTCACTGGTTAGAGTTCTTATGTTAGAATGTACCTTTTCTAATTTTAGTCTGATTTTACATTTCCTCGGGGAATTGGCTTATCATTGTTGAAATGAGGATTTTTACTGATCGACTCTTGGGAACGAAAGTTAGATTGTCATGAAATGTCATCAAAGGGGTAGTTTAAGGGAGTTTAGTGTGTTTGAAGAACATTATTTTAATTAGATGACCATTGGTGTGGATGTTGTTGCTGGATGAAAGAGAATCAGATAAAAGATAGAAAATAACATTCTTTCAAGAACAGATGCACAATGTACTTAAGAGAATgactttgagggttatcaatcaaTTCTTAACATCATTTTTTCACTCCCTAATTTGGCGGTCTTATAATTGTTTATAGGGCTCATCTTATCCTGCCATTTAAGCACACAAAATgccgtttcttttctttttttccttcctgCAGAAATACCTCATGTGGAAGTCGAAAACTGGAAAATAGGCCCCTGGCATCTTTAATTCAGATATATAGTTAACATATTTGAAATCTTGTGGGATATTATTCTTTACTATGTAAACTCTTATCTCAAAGTTTTCTGCTTTCCGATATTCATAGTTTGTATTGTAGGAGTTAGTAACTCGTATCTCAAATTTACCTGTTCAGAAGTCAAAATGCTCTTGCTTTCGCAATTCAAATCAACACTTAAATATGATGTATTCTAATGCATATTGGTGATCCTAGTTATGTGGTTATTACACTTTAACTGAAAAGATTATCAGTGGTTATGTGATAACTAATGACTATTCGCATTACCAGCTTGCCAGGAAGAGTATTATCTACCGGTCAACATATTTGACTTGTGATGCTCATTTTGCAGACAACAAAGTTTAAATTCAATCTCTACTTGCAAATGTTGGTGTTCTTTGGATGACTTACTGTTTTAGTTTTGTCTGAATTGAGCTATTATGACCCAAAGACTAACTTCTTTCTCTTTTGTGTCTAACTTGGTTCCTATGTACCATTGGGCTGAACACAATTATTTTGTTGTGGATTGGAGTTCGGTGAATATTTGAAATGTCGGCAAACCAAATTTTGTAGTTGTATGATTTTGGGAGGCTTTTTCAATTTGTGGAATCTATTGTGTACATTTAGAGCAGTCATAAAGATGCATGTGATACTAATGACGTTACAATCATGCTTCCCTTGTACCCTAGCTATATTATCTTGGTTATTAAGATATGTAAAAGAGTCTATTTCAATGACAGTTCTTCAATCATCTACGGTTTTACCATCTGCAGGGAAGTTCTGATGTTTTATAGTATACCCTGTGCCTGAAGATTTTCCTTTAATTTCAGGAAGAGGCAAAAGCAGTTGGTCAGTTGTTGTTACGAAGGTGACGAAAGGTTGCTTAGGGGGAGAATTTATGCCCAGTGATACGCTTGCAAAACACCTATTTTATTGTAAGTCTTTTCTAGATACCGAAAGCATTACTGCCTTATGGTAATCCCTTTTCGTATTACCTTTTGAACATATGCAGTGCTACGCTTGCAAAGCACCTATTTCATTGTAAGTTTTTTCTAGATGCCGAGAGTGTTAATGCCTTATGGTAATCCCTGTTTCATATTACCTTTCAAACATATGCAGTATATGAAGATGTTTGTTGAGCGATATGACACACTTCCTGTATGGCTCTACCTCTACAGCTGAAGGACTAGTTATGAACTGTGAGTCTAGGATATAGGGTTTAGTTTACCCACTTAATGTTGAATCTGGAAACGTGGCATTTGCTCCTGCTTTTGCTTTAGTTCATGTTGCATTTAGTTtcttttatcctttgtcgaaatgATATTGGTTTCCATATATATTTGGGTTCATATGTATGCTATCGGAAAATTCTTGAAATAGTCCACAGTACATACAGCCCAATGATATTTTAGTATCACATGCATCCTTATGCCTTAGTCtcttttccttctttctttttaAGGTTGTTAATTGTATTTTGGTTTTTCTTTGCAGCTTAAGCTTGGAATGATTGTTTTGCCGCAGGTACACCTTCTGGTTAGCACTTATCTTCAAGAAAGCTTAGAACTTATAAGTACTTGTAGTGGGGTGAATTCGGGATTTATTTGGTGTTAAAATATCTTTATCATTTGCTTACTCATTATACTGAAATTGTTACTATTGTTGAACATTTTCTAATTTTCTGAAAATTTCGACTTGTTTGCAGGTGCTGATGGCAAGAAAGGTGGTGCTGGGCATCAAGCAACTCCTTACCCCCAAGGGAGGAAAAGACCCCTGCAAGAGGAGGCAACATGTCAAACAAATCTCCAAAATCTACTGGGTCAGTTTCATGCAATTCTTATAGCAAGTAAACATATCTCGTATTTGTTTTAGGTGTTGCTTATTTTATAGAACCACAACCACTGGGTAGCATACCTTTAGTCTGTAATGTGGAATGTAAGTAGTATCACCTAGGATTAGCATTTGCAGGAGGGTAACTCTAGATTTTCATGCTATGGAATGATGAAAGATAATATAGACGGGAACAGTTACAGGACAAATCTGGCTTTTACCCCTCCAGAGTCCTTGAGAACTGGTAGGTGCAATAATAACAAGGGTTTATAAATGTCTTTTATCATTCTCTGTCCTATTACACCCAATCAAGGAAGGGTGTTCGTAGTATCATTCTCAGTAGAATAATGTTTCATTATTCTCAGTAGTATGCTATGTACAGTGTCACTTTTTTTACGGCTTCTCAGTAGCATTCCTTTACTGCTTGATCACATCGTAACAAGGCATTTACCAAGCTGTCTGCTTGGCTTACTATAGGCTCCATAGGTACAGCGCGTCACTTTTTTTTACTTAAATCTTCAAATAAGTGTGATCTCTTTTCCTTGTTCTTTTTAAAGTTGTTAATTGTAATGTTTTTCTTTGCAGTTTATCATTTTGCTGTGGGTACATTATTCTGGTTAGCACTTATCTTTAAGAAAGCTTAGAACTTATAAGGACTTGTATTGGAGTGAATTCAGGATTTTTTTGGTGTTAAAAAATCTTTTATCATTTGCTTACTCATTAGATTTAGATTGTCATATTGTTGAGCATTTTCCAATTTTGTTCTAATTTCCTGAAAATATCGACTTGTTTGCAGGTGGTGACTGCACGAAAGAGGTGGTGTTGGGCATCAAGCGACCCCTGCAAGTGGAGGCAACAAGTCAAATCTACAGGGTCAGTTTCGTGCAATTCTTGTAACAAGTAAACATATCTCACCTTTGTTTTATGTGGATTATTTCATAGAACCGCAACCACTGGGTAGTACTCCTTTAGTCTGTAACTTGAGATACTTTATAGTACAAGTCGTGCTGGTACTTTCATCAAACAAAATTCCCAGATTTGGATCTTGAACCACTGTAGTTTGTTAAAGCtgtaaaataaatttttttttttttttttttttgtaatgttcATGTGATAATTGGTTCTAGCTACATTTTGCAAACACTATTACCCTACATTGGTACTACTACCCTACATTGGTAGGTAGGAGGATATTTGGATGAAGGGGATCATGGGAGGATAAAGGGCAGTAGGCCACCATTAGCTTAGCACCTTGTTACATGATGATGGGTAATAGACAAAGGGACATGATAGGAGCACGTGAATGTCACGTGACGTGATTACTCCACTGGAGCCACCAGAGTTTTTGCTAGAAACTCTAACCACCTCTCCACGTATACCCATAAGCAGACGAAGGTTGGTTCGATGAGATCAATAATAATCCAGAAAGCAAGAGCAATCTAGACAGAGCCCATCATTAAGAAGACAAAACAAGAAGATGCGTTTCCACATTAGGGTTCCACAAAACAAGCTTGTTGTGTGCTGCGTCTtttagatacaaaaaaaaaaaaagaataaaaaagtgCGAAGTTCATTATGGAGGAGACACATATGCATCTCTGCATGCTGACACCAAATACAACGTAGACACGCATCTCTTCTCCCATACCCTCCACCTTTGTCATCTTTTATGTATGTCAGGCTCTCACCAATTCttttcatttatataataaactctcatcttcttcattcattcaCTCGCAATTTCCCTCACTCTCTGGTAATATGTCTAGTAGTATGTATGCAGCAGAAAATAACCATTATAAGAAACTCCTTGGTCATCATCAAGGAGGAATTGCAGATCTTCCACCAAGAAAGCAGCTTCTTACTAGGAGATCTTCTAACTTGATGATACCAAATATTTCTTttgatgatcatgatgatgatcATTTTGAAACAGTACTACTGAATTTTCCTCACAAGTTCTTGCCATGCAACAACACTTCTGACGATGATGAGAATGATCCGTATGCAAGTGATGAATTTAGAATCTATGAGTTTAAAATCCGACGTTGTATGAGAAGTAGAAGTCATGATTGGACTGATTGTCCATTTGCTCATCCCGGTGAAAAAGCACGTAGAAGAGATCCACGTAGGTATCATTATTCAGGTAATGCTTGTTCTGATTTCAGACGTGGTAATTGTCTCCGTGGTGATTCCTGTGAATTCTCTCATGGTGTTTTTGAATGTTGGCTTCATCCTACTCGTTATAGAACTCAAGTTTGTAAAGATGGCCGGAACTGTAAACGGAAAGTTTGTTTCTTTGCTCATACACCTAAGCAACTTAGGGTGCTAGTCCCTCCTCGTGATAGTCCTAGAACAAAACCCCATCATCATCTCTGTAATTGTGTTTACTCTCATTCTTCGTCTTCGTcaccagtttcttcttcttctcctacttctacACTAATGGGGTTCTCTCATTTATCATTGTCTCCGCCATTATCACCAACAATATCTCCTAGTTCATCATCAGAGTTAACTCCTAAGCAACAACAATCTCTTCTGGGAATGTTGAGTTATAAAAGTAAGTTGATGGAGCTGGTAAATTCTTTGGAAGCTATGGATTTGAGTTGTATTAATAATGATTCTCCTACTGCTGCTGCAATGATCAATGACAACAATTTTTCTTGGAGTGGTGGTAATaacaatatttcttcttcttctcctaatTATGAGAATCAGGAGCAGTTCTTTATGTCTCCTAATTCAACTACTACTGAGTCACCAAGAAATAATAGTGGATTCAAGCAGCGAGATTATTATAACTTCtctaataatgaagattatggaaatggtgaatcatcatcatcttcatgccCTCCTGATCTTGATTGGGTGAATGAGCTTGTGATGTAAACCATGGTCGAAGCTATATGTAAGATTTGTTCATCACTTAGAATAATGAGTATATAATTATGTTTATGGGGATTGGTCGTTGATGGTGAAGGGGTAGCTATTGATTTTTAATTGGGTTGTGTCGGTCTAATTAgtattttggtttgatttttgttGTTTGATTCAAAGGAAGAAGAAGGTTCATTAAGATATAAGAAGAGCTTGATGTTTTGTTTAGTTCCTTGATTGATGAGGTCCAAGTACTTCTCTCAAGTACCAAGTTGTGTTTAGTTGTGTTTGATTTTTGAGTGATGTTTTTGTTTCATGTGCTGTATTTATATCCCAGAATAATGGAATAGCCTGCTTGTTTAAATGTTGCATTTCATTTCGCAAAAAATTGTCTCGTAATACTCGTATGCCGTTTCACTGTTACTAATTGAGTGCGTCTAAAACTACATGTTGAAGAGTTCCGGCAAGCATTTTACCTGCACTCATGTCGGCGGGGCGGCAGCCGCTGGATAGTGCAATAGCCCGAGGCTAGCAAGGTTTAGGGGTGTAGGAATGCGCGATTATCAACTGACCAAATAAAGCTTAGCAAAAATTAATGCACCGCCACACAGGCCCCTAAACAGAAAATACAGAATTAACCGCAAAGGAAAAATGTTCTGTGAGCGCTTTAAATTTTGTAATATGATTTTAGTTGTCCAGTTCTTCTTGAGCAGCAAATTAACAGCCAACCGAGTGTAGGATCAGAAATTTTGCATATGAGTCCATAGGAGCACTaagaatcaaaaataaattgtaCATAAATTTCTCAAGAACCAAATGAATTGTGCATTGGCAGTGGCAGAACTAGACTTTGATTAGAGGAGCACTAAGTTTTTGATTAAGTACACCTACTTTTCGCATCACTAAGTTGTTGATAAAGTGACCCGCTTTCTAGAAATTTGTTAAAGTTCAAAAGACAAATTCCATGTAGCTAAGTAGCAGGTGGCGGTTATCTTTTCAATTAAAAATCATATTTATCCCTGTACTACATCTTTTTGATGGGGAGAGTAAATGATCGGACGATCCGGAAAATTGTGTAACGATCCGGGACCGGGTTCGACAAACCTGAAAACGTTGTCACGATCCTGAACCGGGCTCGATGAACCTAAAAAAATGTTGTAGAAGGTCGTTTTCATCTaaccaaaaaccccaaaacacTTGAAATGATGAACACTTTTTGGGAAATGATGTAACGAACCTGAAAACGGTTTAACGATCCTGAACCGgactcgacgaacctgaaaaatGATGTATAAGATCAATGTGACAATAATAAAAGGGCAAATATGTAACGTAAATTAGTCTTAACTAACACTAAGATCAATGTGGCAATAATAAAAGGCAAATATGTAAAGTAAATTAATCTTAAGTAACACTAAATGGAAAAACTAACGTGAGGATACTTTAAAAACTTTTAAAAAAATGGGGGCATTTTTTAGTGGGTATCCAAAAAGCGGGGTCCTTCATCAAAATTCTCATACcattattcatacttgtataaaTTTACCACCCCAACACGTTGGTCAGATAATTTTTGATCTTGTTGCATCACAACGGAGTAACTTAATAACCACCAACATAACTTGATTGATTAAATGACGTGAGCAAAATTTAATCCTTATGCAACAAGTAGAGTATTTTTGTTAAGCATATGCCGAATTTGCCAAGGAATTATTGACTACCATGAATCAACTCTATTATGCAGAGATAAAATCAATACTTGTTTGAATCAGACTAGGCATTTGCATGAACCAGCTGACTCAAAAATACATTTCATACAAAAACAAATTCGGGGAAAAATGAGCTGACACTCTGCTAAGTCAGTTTTAATCCTTCTTTCATCTAATCCATCTCCACACTGAAAACTTGAACAGATATTAAGAGTAAGACTTCACTGAAAACCCTTCTTCCATGGGTTATAAAAACAACAATCAGTGTAAAAAATGCTCCACTTACCAGTAGCAGCTTCTCTGGGCCGCAGGTGGAAACTTTTTTACAGTCTGGCCACCTAAAAATTGAACTCAACAGTATTGTTTATGCATTCTGCATTTTGGAAAATTCTTTATACCTATGATGTCTGGCCGCCTAAAATCCGAAGGCAACTCTTTGCAAAAAATCGGGTCTTCGCTTACTTGGCATCCGAAGCAACCCTGTAATCTGTAGCTCTGTAACTGCTTTACAAAACCTCGCCTGAATTGAAGCTTCACTAATGGACTCAACCTCAACTGTAACTCTTCTCTTTTTAGATAATGGTGACATCTGCAACTTTCGCTTACCTTTTTTGGTATTACTTTGAGGATGAATTATAGCCTTGAATGATTGAAACCAGTCATGGAGATTGATCAGATCACCATGTTCTTGAGCCAATTGGTAGATAATTGAGGTATCATTCATTGATGGTAACAGAGAATCCCCACTCTTGTTACAACAACTGCAATGGAGATAGGTATGGGATTTGAGAAGATCAACTTGAATCATTTTCCTTGGATCTCCGATCAAAGCTGACTGCAGTACATCGACGTGCTTAAAGCAGAAAATTTCATGGAACGGCAAAGACTCAACCGGCTTTAGATACTTCTTAACCATACTCTCCAGTAACTTAACAGCTTTCAAATTCACTGCTTTCTTGTCTTTTTCAATATTCAGATGGCTGCGAGATACTGCCTTCTTGGGCGAaccaatcctttttttttttggactctTTCTTTCACCAGGAGACGGAGATGTTACCTTCCTGGGTGAACCTATCCTACCTTTTTTTGGACTCTTAATTTCACCGTTAGATGTTGGCTTCCTGGGTGAACCAATCCCGTCTGGTTTTTTACTCTTGCTTTCACCATCAAAATCTAACATTGACAGCAACTCGTCCACCTTGACATTTATCTCTGTAATCCCTTCAGTGTGTTTTCTCCAAACCCGAAGCATTTGGGATAATTGTGCAGGCGGAAGATCCTTTATCCTGCGTACTGCCTGAGAAATGAAACTTGTTTTCCGAGGACCAAACGGTTCTTCACTATGCAGAAAAATACCACCTGAGGAAGCCTTTACCCGGTCTTCAACAGCACCAGACTGACGATTAGGATCAAGCGCCTCGCAAAAAATATCAAATAGTTTTATTCTGTGAAACTTCCCAGCTTCAAACAAGCACAAAACCACAGAACTCCAGTCTTTCCGCAAGCTCTTTACCTCTGACAAACCAGAAACGAACGTTTCGGTGCTCATACTTGTGACGTCATCCATAAGTTCACAAGATCGTAAATCAAAAGCACACTTTTTCATTTCTTCGGGGAGTGATTCACACATTTCCATCCAGAAACTATGACTATCTTCACTTAAGAAGCCTTCACATAAGAAACTTAGAGGTTCCATTGAGAAATGTTTAGAGCAGGCAATCTTCA encodes the following:
- the LOC113313812 gene encoding origin of replication complex subunit 3-like yields the protein MESESLDSPPASPIADNGENNLQPFFVLHKALPQKGSRKASGTGKTRSKLASLSSPKAAEKSEETKQVVEEDYEEVRLEAFDLVWTKIDTTIKDVLRNINISVFDVIHQWVCESFSSIKSAGTPGGLHSYPPLTDITCKQIFIGFVLTKNVEFVDDLLTFKELAMHLKSYDSHVVTLSSMDFTAKSGIGGCLRSLLRQLIKFTPDAADISILAQWHSEPANSGNPIVVIIDDIERCNGCVLSEFILILREWVIKIPIILIMGVATTIDAPKKLLTSNALQYLSPCKFTLGFPSERMDAIMEAVLVKLCMGFDIGHKVAVFLRNYFLRQDGTVTSFVGALKIACSKHFSMEPLSFLCEGFLSEDSHSFWMEMCESLPEEMKKCAFDLRSCELMDDVTSMSTETFVSGLSEVKSLRKDWSSVVLCLFEAGKFHRIKLFDIFCEALDPNRQSGAVEDRVKASSGGIFLHSEEPFGPRKTSFISQAVRRIKDLPPAQLSQMLRVWRKHTEGITEINVKVDELLSMLDFDGESKSKKPDGIGSPRKPTSNGEIKSPKKGRIGSPRKVTSPSPGERKSPKKKRIGSPKKAVSRSHLNIEKDKKAVNLKAVKLLESMVKKYLKPVESLPFHEIFCFKHVDVLQSALIGDPRKMIQVDLLKSHTYLHCSCCNKSGDSLLPSMNDTSIIYQLAQEHGDLINLHDWFQSFKAIIHPQSNTKKGKRKLQMSPLSKKRRVTVEVESISEASIQARFCKAVTELQITGLLRMPSKRRPDFLQRVAFGF
- the LOC113307772 gene encoding zinc finger CCCH domain-containing protein 2-like gives rise to the protein MSSSMYAAENNHYKKLLGHHQGGIADLPPRKQLLTRRSSNLMIPNISFDDHDDDHFETVLLNFPHKFLPCNNTSDDDENDPYASDEFRIYEFKIRRCMRSRSHDWTDCPFAHPGEKARRRDPRRYHYSGNACSDFRRGNCLRGDSCEFSHGVFECWLHPTRYRTQVCKDGRNCKRKVCFFAHTPKQLRVLVPPRDSPRTKPHHHLCNCVYSHSSSSSPVSSSSPTSTLMGFSHLSLSPPLSPTISPSSSSELTPKQQQSLLGMLSYKSKLMELVNSLEAMDLSCINNDSPTAAAMINDNNFSWSGGNNNISSSSPNYENQEQFFMSPNSTTTESPRNNSGFKQRDYYNFSNNEDYGNGESSSSSCPPDLDWVNELVM